TCGAATAATAATCGAATAGCAATTGAATAACAATCGAATAACGAGTAGAGAACGAGAACGTTAATCGTCTTACTTAACTCAGTCTCGCTTACGTACATATCTACTTACAGGATTGGCGAATACTTTTTGAGCTTCGAATGTGTAGATGGCGAACATGGCCACGTTGCAGATGAGAAGGAACGTGACGATCTGGCGGCCCGGCTTGCTCCGGTCGTGCTCCGGCAGGTGGACGCGACGGCGGGACACGTCCGCGATgaacagcagctgcaggatCACCTGGAAGACGGCCACACCACCGGTGGTCGTGACCAGCAGGCTGGGCTCGCTCTCCAGGACCTTCAGGCTACCGGCGATAATGCTGAACACGGAGTAGGTGAACAGGCCGAAGGCCGAGATGCGCAGCAAGATGTCGTTCAGATTGGACTGCTCCTCGCAGCGGAACTTCAGGTTTTTGACCCTTTTGTTGGATTGAAAAAAGGTGGAAGGTGAAAGGTTAGTTTTTGGCTTATATGCAAAAGCGAGAACTGCACAGAGAAATGTTTCGCTAACTACTGGCATAAACCCATTTTCAGATATCAGATACCATCTCTCAGTATCAATGTGTGACAATTATGTGTGAGTATAATGTTTAGATTAATGGGTGTAtgcgtgtatatatatacgattCAAGCCCCTCTAGGTATAAATTTGCTCTGTGCAGTCCTGCTCCCGACACCCGTCACTCCTCGTCCAGACCTGATGAATCCCACAATAATGGCCAGAATGGCGAACGCCATCAGGATGCAGTGGCTGGCGTCGGCGAGGTAAATGGCCAACAGCGAGAACTGCTGATGGCGCACCAAGACGAAGAAGAGTATCAGGCAGATGAGGGCCCCGACCAGCAGCAGGAGCCCGAAGAACAGGCCCTTCGACGAGCCGACGCAGTCGACGCGTCCGGATCGCGCCTGCTGCGCCATGGCAACCGCCCGCCGCGATAACATCACCTCCAGCCGATGCTCCAAATCCTCGTCGTTCATCCGGCCCGGATAGCGGCCGATGTGCTTCCACATGACATACAACACCACCGCCCCGATCAGCGAATACTCGATGATGAACGGATAGAGGTAGGGCGCCGAATCGTAGACAATGGTGCCCATTATGTCGATGCGTCCGCAGGCGGTGGAGTTGAGTGTGCCGATATTGGAGGACAGCGCCGCCGGGTATATGTTGTCCAGACTCTCTAGATTCTCGAAGCTCACCAGACCGGTGGCCTCCTCGTGGCCCAGATCGGTGTATGTCTGGAAGCTATTCTCCATGGGTCCCTGGCCGAAAAGGTTGTTCATAATGCTGGCCGAGCCCTCGGTGCTGCTGGCCGGGCTTAGTGTGCTGGCCAGGAAGGAGTCTACAAATGAGCCGGCGCCGGAACcggatgtgggcgtggcagcggaAGCGGAACCGAACCCATCGACTGGCGCCAGGCTCGGCGGCGCAGCGCTAGAGAGGATGCGCTGCAGGCCGCCGAAGGGCGATTCACTGCCGCTGGTCTCGAGATTCAGGGCGGcagcggtggtggtggtggtggtggtggtggaggggCTAAATGGACTGAAAGTGGTGCTCGATGAGATGGTGGTGCTACTGATGGTGGTCGACGGAATGGTGGTGCTACTGATGGTCGGTGAAATGGTGGTGGTACTGCTggcggtgctgctgctgcccgcCGCCGTTGTGGCCGCGGTGGTGGCGCTGGTGATAAACTTCTTCAGCTTGCGGGCCATAGTAGTGCTGTGCCATTGGTAGTTCGGTGTGGTGAACGGAGCTCGCGTGGTCGttgtggtgctgctgctggtggtgctgctgtcTAGCGCCTGGTCACCGCCCATGCCCAGGCTCTTTGAAATACCATCGACGGTATTGCGCACCAGCTTGGATAGCACATTGTCGCTCTTGTACACATCCTTGGGCAGAATGTCCTCGCCGTCGAGCACCTCGAATTCGCTGTTGGGTCCCGCATGGGTGCGCAGCACGGTGCCCGCATGCCGCAGGGCGTGCTGACGAATCGAGTGGGCTATGGACGAGGCGCCGGCCTCTGGCTCGTTCTTCTGATGATAGATCGTGATCTCCAGCAGCGATTCCTTAACCAGGGTGCGAATCCATACGCAAATGTTGGTGGCCACCACATGCATCAGGCCAAAGCGAGCGATCACCTTGAAGCGATGGATGTTCAGCTGGAGATCCAGTAGCCAAGATCCAAGAGATGGAGATAGATatacagagagagagagagagagagatgtgCGCGGGGCGCTTGAGTACGGCGAAGAGTCTCACGGCGATCAATTCGATTACATTGATTACTTATATAGATTAGATTACGGGCAAAACTCAGCTCCTTTTTAAGGAGCCGCAAGCCACTGGCTCTGCAGAGGGTTCCATACGAAACTAttataatatgtacatattctattctataagAACTGaaaccaaatgaaataaacatcAGAAACCAGTTCGTTTTAAATGCCTTTCTTTGTTTTGAGATCATAGGAAAGTTCTTTaacataatatattttatagatttATCGATATATCCAgaaatatccactctgcagCGACAGTGGGCGGAAGGAACAAAAACCAAACTGCCGCCAAGGATGTCCCTTAAAGATACAGTAGCTTGACTAGACTTGTGGTTATCATATCATATCGTATTATATCATATTATATCATAGCATATGTATGTTCGTGTATATAAATCGTAGACATTAATATTGGTATAGGGTTGTAGGTAAGCAGTTAGGTGGGCAAAATGAGTATTTGATGGGGGGGCAGATGTACGGGTACAGGTACAGGTACAGGTTGAGTTGGAGGTGGTGAGTACAGTAGAGTAGAGTAGAGTAGAAAATGAGTTGCATATCGTACCTGAAATGGCGGCCTAGTCTGCGATCGCGCGAATGGGGCGGAGTTGTGGGATTATGTACACAAAAATGGTTCATTAAATAACTACGTAGCAAAAtttcgaaatttatttaaaaagaatGAATATGCACGTGGCTTGGATGAGTATGCATGTATgaatggatatggatatgaatatgaatataaatatgaatggTTGTATGAATGAGCTGTTTGGCTGgctgatagtttttttttttttaatgctcgAAATGCGTGTGGTGCTGGgtatttgaaaaaattaaggtTTCAATACTTTGTGTAGAAGGGCTCAATTCGATCAAGAAGATCAGATTGCGCGCCCAATGGCATTTGATTTCGGATAGTCTGTTGTCTGTGGCACTTTCAATGTTCGTTTTTATAGAGATTGATAGAAGCAAGCGAGTGATATGGCAGATGATGTGATCGGCGATGGATGCAATTGCAAATGCAGATACCAGATGCGAATGGATGAAAACTTAAACTCAAAACTGCCAATTAGCACGCCAATAACAAGTTCGTGGTTTAGATTTAGATTGAGATCGATCAAGGCAAACATAAACCGAatccggaaacggaaacgcgACCTAACTCCAAATGCCGCCGCGACCTAATCATTCATTGAGCTCTACGGTAACGGAAACTGGGGCAACTAACCTCGCTGGGGTTCTGAGGAGGAGCTGGGTTGGTTGGATTCGTGTTCATATGATGGCTTTACATTTAACATACGAGTATGGAATAGCCGTGGATAATAACAGTAGGTAGCAGTAGTataagtagtagtagtagtagtagtagtagtagtagtagtaggtAGTAGTCATACGCTTACAGTGTTCTTTAGTTTAAGTTTTAAGTTTTAGTTTAGAGTTGGACACACAGTCTTGACCTTTGCACTTACCCGGGCATTCATGAATATAAAGTACATCTGCATGAAGGTGAAGATCATCTGGAGCAGCGGATTTACGCCGATCAGGATGTGATGACACGGCGAATCGAAGGGTATCTCAAAGAACGATCCAAACTCCAGGCCAATATAGATCATGGCGCCCAAACCGAAAGCTATGGAACAGACGGACAGTTCAGTGTGTCGTTAAATATCCTGAATAGATATCCCTGTGCATAACGCATCCAATTCCACACACTCACCAATGGCTCCCACTCGCAGGAAAAAGCTGCCGTGCGTCAGATCACTATGGGTTGTCTTGCGCTTGCGCACATTCTTTGGAGTGACGGCCACCTCGGCGTCCACGGGTGCTTCCTGCATGCGGATGGACCAAGAGATAATATGTTTATGTGGGGGATAACTGACAGCCCTCTGCGTGTTGACTAATTGATGCGGCCTCAGCACTTGGCACCTAATTAGCATAGCTTAACTACCCATTTGGGTCATGGAAAATATCTGTTGCCGCTTAGCTGGCAACGAACTAAGTAAGCCTTTAGATCTATTAAACGTATTTATAGCAAGGGATTTGGAGTAAAAGCATAAGCTAAGAGCATATgaattgtaaaaaaaagagGCTGATAGCAAACCAGAAACTTGGCCAGTGTGTGCTTAGATAACAGAGGAAAGAAACCCTCAATTAGGTTACACATATTTCAAGAGACCGTTATTGTTTAAGTTTAAAAAGAATCTCTAATTGTTAAAGATCAGCTAAGTACGCACCTGATATGCGGCGCCCTTGGCTGCCTTGCCAGAGTCCTTAGAGCCCTTCGCATCCTTCGAATCGGCCGGATCGGCATTTTTGGCTTTCTTCGACTTCTTCTCCTTGGGCTGGGGTTTCGGTTTGCTGCCACCATTGCCGCCATTGCAGCAAGAGCTCTCTGCCAAAACAAGATAATGAATAATGAATAAATGAGTGATGGCATATGCACTTCAGTTATGAAATGGTGCCTAGAAGTAGGCAACAGTTTATATATAGATGCTCAGTTCCGATAAATTGCATCCGCAGGATGACTTTATCCACACACTTGCttaattttaacttttagACACCTTCAGCTAACTAAAATCTAGTTAGTATCATTTTACTCACCCTGCAGCAGGAAACAGAAGACGTAGAGAAGGAAGAGTATGCTGACGCCGTATAGATATGTGAAGAATGTCTCGTAGTACAAAACCGGCAGTCGGTGGGTGGTTACATCGCTGATAACGTATGCAATGCACACGACGATCAGAAGGATCGCGTACACCAGACTGGTCACGATGAACAGCGATGTCCTGCGAAAGGATACCCCAATGGTCAGTTCTCTGAGTGCTCACAAAGATATTCAAAACTCAGTTTCGTATGTACAAAAGAGTAAAATCGGGGTGCGCGTATATGTGATgtggtgtggtgtgtgtgtggtgtgtgtgtgtgtgcggaaaCTGTGTCAAGATCTGGCCAGAAATCGGTGCTACAACTCCCCCGAGTTGACCCACTGTCCCGCTTCCAGCGGTGTGTGctaattttccacttttcgcCCGTTAGCTTGGGTTCCTCTTCATAGACAGTAGcttattgtgtgtgtgtgcgagagtgtGTTGGTGTGAGAAAGTGTCTGACATGCAACTAAAACTCAAGTGCATTTTCACTCGACATCTCAAGAACATAAACGACCTGCATTAGCCCCTATTTGATGTTTGATTAGCCACAGAACTGCACAGTGGTCACTGCGGTTTGCTAGGTATTTCAAATTGATTAGTATCGGTTTGTAAACTATATAACTCATACATATTAACTAATTGTGCGAATTTGATTGGAAATGCTTTGCTTTTCTATGACAACAAATCGAAACTATTCTACGCTTGCGTCCCACGGTGCCTCCCACAGCATTTTGCGTATTTGGTGACCCAGTTAGTGGCTGCTTTAAATACACAACCCCCTTTTCCCAGCCCACTTAAGCATCCATTTGCATGTGACGGCCCCCCCCAGCTGCATCAAATCCGATGTTTGCATTGTATAATGCGAGTATTCGATGGgaattcaattgaaataaGGCGTGATTTACTTGCAAAAGTATATATAAGTATCTGATAGATACATGCTTTAAAATCCAATTGAAGTTAACCCCAGACAGTGTGCAGAATATGAAACGGAGGAATTTCGGGAAACTGGAGTACGAGTACTTTGGTCTTGGGTTAGGTCATGGTTTTCATATGTCACATTACCATAGTTCGATGGGTCCCGTTATCGGATTGGTTTCGTATGTGCCCTGTACCGTTATTTTCGCTGGCATAAAACTGTActtatttggatttggcttGAACGTGTAGCAAACCCTATAAGATTCGATGTGAATTAAGTATTGTATTTAACCAATTCGTTACACTATATGCTAACTTAAGTGGATGGATTTACACAGcctgagggggggggggtcggCGGGTGGTTAGATAGGTTGTAGGGTGAGTGGGAGTGGGGGCGGTGTGTGAATATGCAAGCGCATAcaacagaaaaaccaaaatcttTCGAAGGACCACGATGAGAGAGTGAGACGGCGCTCTACGACAGGGACTGCACATTtggttatatatatatatatatatgtatatcctaTGTACTATACATACTACGAGTGTATATATTACTTTCTTATATACAAGGTGTGCGGCTGTGTGCGTTTCTAtctctgtttgtgtgtgtaagtgtgagTGTGCTCAAGTGTTTTGGGTGAAGCTGTTATACACAGGAATTAGCTAAATACTAATTGGAGAATGGCCTTGCTGCTAACACCCAAATCCTTTAATACGAAGTAAGATTGGAATGCAAATGCGTAAATGACTGGCTCACAAGGAGGGGTATTACTGAATCATGGATGGTAAGACCTTTCCCTCTTTCCACTTTGTTTGATAGGTATATGCTAGATAAATGCTATGCAGCATTCCGTGCGAACTTCTTGCCAAACATAAGTAAGTCGACAGGACTTTTGTCCATCTTATCAGTTTGTCCCTCCTAATCAGTAGATTGTCTCCCGTACTATGTCCCGTACTATCGTAGTATCCCCAATAGCCTTTGTTCACCCAGCTTTTCGCACCTCTGCAGCGGCTGCGGCATGACGTTCTTGAGTTCCATCTCCTTGTTGGCGGCGTTGTTCTTCTCGGCGCTGTCGGTGCTGCCGGCGGTATGCGAGCGGGACACCGGCAAGGTGGCCATATTGTCCCCGCCCTCGACGTCGACGGTAGCGACCTTCACTTCACCGCCGCCCattgtttccgtttccgtttcggTCTCCGTTGTGCTGGCTTTTTTGTCGACGATCTGATTTCCGATTTCTCTATCGATAGGCGATAGGATTGTTTGGTCCTTCGCGCCGGTTACCTCTACTATTTTTTCGGTTTTATATTATCCGTCAATTTCACTTCACAGTTCGTAATTATGTATTGCGGCAACTCTAAATGAAGCAATTTGCAGgtttattttcggttttcgaATGCAACAGAACGACTATTGTTTGACTTGGAGAGCATCcctatatataaatgtatctgccactctccctctctctccctctctctccctccctctctctctctctatctcccTCTTTCCCTCCCGCTGTCCCGCTCTCTTATTCTTGGGAGTCTTGTGGAACgcatttgaaatgcatttGACAAATGGGCAAATGAGGCGTGGCCATACTTTTTGATACGGACTGCATCCCGGATGGGAGCGCCAGCGACCCAGTGACCTCTCTCTCTCCGCGAGATTCGGGGTTGAAAGTTGAAAGCCGTATTtggcatttcgcatttcgcattcCGGCGGGGAAAGTGTATCCTGTGGAGCCCACAGATTCCGGGTGCGCTGGTGTGTATGCATTGGACACGGACACGGACACGGACCTATGTGGAATATAGTATCGCTCTGCATTTGGAGTCCACGGGGCTCAGGTTCTTAAGAGCTAACGTGCTGTTTCTTTCGCCCAGCATCTCACCGTCCCCCTCGCTCTCACTCGCGCCTGTGTGTATAATAAGCTGCTtaatgtgtgagtgtgtgtattgCCCGGTGCCATTAAAagcctccttttttttttttggaggcCTGGCCAAAAGTATTAACTGTAGTTAGCGGAAAATCACTGGCATTATGACATAAACCCCGCTGCAAATTGCTTCATTTGACCAAAATCATGCATTGATTAAGCACTGAATGCTTTTCACGATAGATTTCACAGTAATTTTCACAGATAATGTGTCATTTTGATTGAAGCACTGAGATTATCACTTTTCAAGttgaaacttaaaaaaataatggtaTGACAGCCTCGGTTTCAGTTAGGAGTTTTGATTTTTCATAGAAAAATTTCAACTGATTGGAGGACTTATGGTTTTGTAGGACTCTGGAGGCTACCTGGCGAACGATTCGCTCGATACGTCCAAGACCCTTTACTATCCAACTACAACTGAAACGGGCCCTGGCAGGATAAATCCAGCATCCTTTTCGGCCAGCAGCCGCCCTCAATCTGCGCCGAATCTCTCGCACTCTCTCTTTCTCCTCGCGTAGCCCCGTCTCTTTCTTCGCCAGTGCTCCCTCCTTAATCGCCTCGCGCTTTCTCTCTCGCTttcgctcgctctctctctctctccctcgtTCACTCTTTCTGTAGCTCGCAGGATGCTCTCGATAGGATGCAGGGGAAGTATATCCTTTGAGTATGCCAGAAAGTAGGACACATTTCGCTGCGCGACTTGATGTGCGATGTTTGCTCTTGTTGCTCTCCGTTTTGCTGGGTTATATTCGCATTGTGGGTCCTGTCGGGGGTCCTGCCCCCAAAGAGGCTTGTCATTCATGCGATTTGCATCCAGCATTCACTGGGCTTTGTTCGGCCTTGATTGGAATGTAAGCTGGTGGCTCAACTCATTTTTGATTTCCtgcatttggtttttttttgtgttcttttGTTAGTATTGTACATTTGGGTTTATATATTCCTCGAATGTGCCCCATTTACTTAGTTCATTTTTGActtgaatttttatattatcaaaacattgaaatttaaaatttgcctATTATACCGCAAATCTAGTTCTCTACATTTTCAAAGTGAACCATTCATTTTTATTCTCCTGCTCATCTCGGTCTTGAGACCTGTCCCAAAACGTatcttttaattgaattttgcatCAGAAAGCTGAGGCCCATTGTTTTGGCCGCACACGCGATGTAAATGGGTCACTTTGGGAAAAGCCTGAAGTTTTCAGTGGGGGCATGCCAAATGCCAATCAGCGGGCATGCCAATGTGCAGAGTGCATCAGCCGGGCTGACGGGGAACTGAAGAACGGAACAGAATCCAACACAACCATCCATCAGTCATCGAAAAGCAacagcccaaaactcaattaCCCACGATGCCCGGCCTGTCTCTACTGATTTTACTATCGTCATCTGGTGTTTTTGTTATTCGCGACATGTTACAGACACCCAACCAGCCACCCAACCAGCCACCCAAACACCCACCCACTCAGCGTCCCAACCACCACCCCGCGGATAAACCAACGGTTTGGCACAGTGGTTGTGTGGATGCTGTTTTTCGGATATTCATATAGATGATTACTAACATAAGACAttacaaaaaccaaaagcttTTCTTCCAGCAAATTTTTCAACTGctcttccttttctttttatccACAAATCCCACTCGATGGCCCACTGTGCGCTGCGGCAGAGCCTTACGGTAAAAGGCGACGTCGTCGTCATGCTGTCTGGTTCGTTGCGTTTCGGAGTTCGGCTTCGTTTTCGGCTTCGTCCTTTACCGTTTATCGTAACTTTAGCGCTCGCTTCGTTTTGTGCCGCACGTTCGCAAAAACATTGCGGCATTCTGTTTTGGTTGCCCATTCGCCGACAGAGCAGCCCCATCCCATCACCATCGTATTTCCCAACTACCAACTCCCGAGCCATTGAACGTCGAGTCGAGTGCACAGAGTGCGACAAGGGGTTGCAGTCATCCAGAGGAGTGGCGGCATTAAAAACTGTGTGTGGCTACAGTGAGCGAAAATCCTTCACTATATTTTTTTACTATTCTTTTATCAGATTAAAAACATAGTCCAAATTACAAGACAGTAAGGCATATGAGCGACCAATCATACCAAAAATGGCTACTTaggtactttttttttgtttttacatttccaaactcaattaaattttcagTGTAACGCCACGGCATCTAAGGATTTGCGTCGCAAATCGCCAACTGCGACGTAGTTGCATCAAGAGGCATAAAAGCAAGAAAGTAGAGGGTTACCAGGCGATAGGTAAAAGGTGAGTGGTGAGCGGGCGCAAAAAGTATGCGGGGAATCTATAGAAGCCGCACCCTGAACCCAGAACCCAGAACCCAGAACCCGGATCCCAAGTCCCAAATCCCCGCCAGACGAAGACTTGTGACCCAGATGCCACTCACTAATCTCCGCAGTGAAAAAATGCGATGTAAAAGCCTGGCAATTGATGAGACGTCTGTCTGATGTTAATGCGCAATTGAAGATATTATATTTCGAATATTCTTGTTTACCACTTGGCTATGTAATTCCCCTGTTATCCCAAAAGCTAAAACAAAAGCACGAATAAATCTCCGACTTGTTGTTCTTCACAATTGGCAGCACTTCCCCCGGTTGGGTCTATAATTATTGTGGCCTTTCATCCATTCAGCCCTCGGAAATCGTGGAAGGGTTGCTCCGGCCTTGCCTAATTATACCTTATGGCCACCCTCTCGCAACTGAAGCAGATGAGGTCTTTATCGGGTGCTTAAATTAGTACTTCTAAAACAAAGTATGAAACATCGGGGTGTTCAGCCCCCGAGATCCTTGGGCCTACCACAAAAAAAGCCTTGTGCCTAATCGAGTGACAATGTTTTCGCCAGGGCCAGTGCCACGAATAGATAATgggcattttttaaaaatggatCAAGTGGTGCCGGAATCAATACGAAAAAGTACACCGCACGAAATGTAGCAGTGATAAGTTTCTCATGTACAACAAGTGGAACATTGTGCACTTCTGCCACTTCGCGACTCGAACAAGTCGAGGACCGTGTTTCTCAAGTGTGGCTGACAACCCTGGCCAAATGCCAAGCATCGATAGTTGCAACGCTCTCCTTTTGCGCTCATTGTGCCAGCACATATTGTTAGCAAATTGCAGAAACTCACGAATGTAAGTCATTCGTACAATGACACTTTGGTGCGGAGACAAAGCCGTAGTTCCACGGGCTCCACGAATGCAGCTCATCCCGGGGTTGGGAATGGAGCTGGGGATGCAGTGCACTGAGCAAAATTAACATCGAATGGAAATAAGGTAATTCATGAATCATCTTATTGAATCATAACAGTTTATATAAATACCGAAATTtctttcatattcatattacTAATGTTTTGTATGGTCATGCTTATATTACAGATATCTAgctttttttccagtgtatATATTATGTGCAAGACGCCAACTGATCTGCTTGGCATGCATCGCTGACGGTTCATGCCGCAGCCAGCCGAGTGGAATGCTTTGTCGGTTTGTCAAGTTGCGTAATTCGCTTGCAACTCCAAACCACCCAGCACCACCCTGAACCAAACTGAACCACCCTGCACCCACCCAGTGGCATCAGCATTGTACATATAAGCGATTTTGGATGACTACCGCCGcctattatttgttttatgtcCCGACCAGCGAGGAGCAAAGAAATGAAGAACATGCTCGtggaaggaaaaaaaaaaaaataaacgatgCCACACCATCGGAAATGTAAGGCAATGTGCCTTGCGTCCAGTTCATTGACACTATAATCCCCTGGATgcctaaaaaaataaaaaataaaataaaaaatagtacAGAAAGAAGCAGACAAAGCCATAAAGATACAAAGAAAAAGCTGAATGAAATTTGGgctgagtttttttttttttttggcccatGTGTCTTTGCGACTCCCTAAGCGGATAAATGTAGTACTTAGTTTTGGATTTATGTGCGCACCAGAGTACAAACGTCGCATAATTCCCAGAAACCCGAGAAGTTGCCTAAAACTATGGCTCCTAATGAGATTTTCGGTTGTTAGCGTATGGTCTTTAGTGTTCGAGTTGTACAGCATATGTACTTGTGGTTAGTTGGCCTAAGTAAAGGAGTTACTACTGCTATAAGAAGCCAAGTCAAAATGCAGGTAATAGAAAAGATTAACTAAGTTTCAGAGCGAACTAGCTAGAGTATCATTCGCGGGTTAGTAGAAGAAAGAAATTGAATTATGTGGGTACTACTTGTTCGATATACAGATACAATATATGTGTTTGGACTTTGGCGACTAAGTTTGGGGTTTGGACAAATGATTAATAGCAAATCTGACCTTTGCTGTGGGCGCGTGAGAACCGCTGGATGTATGTCGCTGTAACGGTTGCCAACTGATTAAATTGAACACGAATTGCGAGTAAAGGGTATTTACGGTTCTACGTGGGACTTGACACAGATCACAGATCATAAAAGTTAATACGAATTGCAGAAGCAGAGATCTCCACAAGGGTTGCTATCTCTGGCACATTTTATGCTttatttactgtttttttttttttttggaacgTTGGAATGTGAAACGGAAGCTTAGTAACGCAGGAAATGGAATGCAGAAGAACACGGAACACAAAAACACATAGAGCGGTGAACAGGACATGGACTTTGGCAAAAAAGGACATGGGCCAGCAGCCATGGAACACACTTACTTGGCATTTTTCGGTCGGCGCGCATCGATCGGGAAGTCGTCGtcgaaatccaaattgaaGTCCTCGCCGAGATCGTGCGGCACTAGTGGAGTACGCTGGTGGGCAGGACTCGTGTGATAGCCATCGCCCTGCAGCTGTTGGAGTGGATCACAAAACACATTGGCGATTAGTTTGCGAGGCGAAGGACTCATCTCGATTGACGACAATAAATTGGAATTTCATATAATACAAAATGTACAAGGTAGTAAGTATATACACAACGTTAATTCTAGAGGTTGCCACACAAACATCAAAAGTTATTCACTCAAAGTTTCTAAGTTAATTTCTTTGCAACTGGAAGTTCAAGATTTTTTGAATTGAAAGCAATTTCTGTGGCATTTAACCTCTCAGATTCATTCACATgcgtttcgaaaataagatattaacaaatatatatatatattgtattttagATTAAAACAATTCCAATTTATTGCAAATGATATTACTCATAAATGTTTTGGCtcgtttcgtttttcattTGGATTTCGAGAAACATAAAGAAAAGGGCGAATCGGTTACTCGTGCAAGGATTTTGATGACTTAAGTTTTCGGATCCGTATCGAATTCTTTGGCTAGGGAGAAAAATCTTTTGAAAAAGAAGTCATTAATCTGTCTCACacacaacaacacacacactgcgTAGAAAAAAGGATATTCAaggatatttatattcatatgcAATATACAAGCTTCTTTCGGTTAATTTCCATTAcgatatattgtatatacaatTATGTTCATGAGTGATGTTC
The DNA window shown above is from Drosophila melanogaster chromosome X and carries:
- the OtopLa gene encoding Otopetrin-like a, isoform F: MQRCPYIHEMRERLLDQPRETLQLENMERANLLDNRQSASESNQLQGDGYHTSPAHQRTPLVPHDLGEDFNLDFDDDFPIDARRPKNAKTSLFIVTSLVYAILLIVVCIAYVISDVTTHRLPVLYYETFFTYLYGVSILFLLYVFCFLLQESSCCNGGNGGSKPKPQPKEKKSKKAKNADPADSKDAKGSKDSGKAAKGAAYQHTLAKFLEAPVDAEVAVTPKNVRKRKTTHSDLTHGSFFLRVGAIAFGLGAMIYIGLEFGSFFEIPFDSPCHHILIGVNPLLQMIFTFMQMYFIFMNARLNIHRFKVIARFGLMHVVATNICVWIRTLVKESLLEITIYHQKNEPEAGASSIAHSIRQHALRHAGTVLRTHAGPNSEFEVLDGEDILPKDVYKSDNVLSKLVRNTVDGISKSLGMGGDQALDSSTTSSSTTTTTRAPFTTPNYQWHSTTMARKLKKFITSATTAATTAAGSSSTASSTTTISPTISSTTIPSTTISSTTISSSTTFSPFSPSTTTTTTTTAAALNLETSGSESPFGGLQRILSSAAPPSLAPVDGFGSASAATPTSGSGAGSFVDSFLASTLSPASSTEGSASIMNNLFGQGPMENSFQTYTDLGHEEATGLVSFENLESLDNIYPAALSSNIGTLNSTACGRIDIMGTIVYDSAPYLYPFIIEYSLIGAVVLYVMWKHIGRYPGRMNDEDLEHRLEVMLSRRAVAMAQQARSGRVDCVGSSKGLFFGLLLLVGALICLILFFVLVRHQQFSLLAIYLADASHCILMAFAILAIIVGFIRVKNLKFRCEEQSNLNDILLRISAFGLFTYSVFSIIAGSLKVLESEPSLLVTTTGGVAVFQVILQLLFIADVSRRRVHLPEHDRSKPGRQIVTFLLICNVAMFAIYTFEAQKVFANPVSRYVRKRD
- the OtopLa gene encoding Otopetrin-like a, isoform D, whose protein sequence is MQRCPYIHEMRERLLDQPRETLQLENMERANLLDNRQSASESNQLQGDGYHTSPAHQRTPLVPHDLGEDFNLDFDDDFPIDARRPKNANDIHPAVLTRPQQRTSLFIVTSLVYAILLIVVCIAYVISDVTTHRLPVLYYETFFTYLYGVSILFLLYVFCFLLQESSCCNGGNGGSKPKPQPKEKKSKKAKNADPADSKDAKGSKDSGKAAKGAAYQHTLAKFLEAPVDAEVAVTPKNVRKRKTTHSDLTHGSFFLRVGAIAFGLGAMIYIGLEFGSFFEIPFDSPCHHILIGVNPLLQMIFTFMQMYFIFMNARTRPPFQLNIHRFKVIARFGLMHVVATNICVWIRTLVKESLLEITIYHQKNEPEAGASSIAHSIRQHALRHAGTVLRTHAGPNSEFEVLDGEDILPKDVYKSDNVLSKLVRNTVDGISKSLGMGGDQALDSSTTSSSTTTTTRAPFTTPNYQWHSTTMARKLKKFITSATTAATTAAGSSSTASSTTTISPTISSTTIPSTTISSTTISSSTTFSPFSPSTTTTTTTTAAALNLETSGSESPFGGLQRILSSAAPPSLAPVDGFGSASAATPTSGSGAGSFVDSFLASTLSPASSTEGSASIMNNLFGQGPMENSFQTYTDLGHEEATGLVSFENLESLDNIYPAALSSNIGTLNSTACGRIDIMGTIVYDSAPYLYPFIIEYSLIGAVVLYVMWKHIGRYPGRMNDEDLEHRLEVMLSRRAVAMAQQARSGRVDCVGSSKGLFFGLLLLVGALICLILFFVLVRHQQFSLLAIYLADASHCILMAFAILAIIVGFIRVKNLKFRCEEQSNLNDILLRISAFGLFTYSVFSIIAGSLKVLESEPSLLVTTTGGVAVFQVILQLLFIADVSRRRVHLPEHDRSKPGRQIVTFLLICNVAMFAIYTFEAQKVFANPVSRYVQLEFYGFVPWSIIQRITLPLCIFHRFHSAVTLAEIWKTTYKARLE